Proteins from a genomic interval of Nostoc sp. TCL240-02:
- a CDS encoding DUF1345 domain-containing protein, with amino-acid sequence MKINLFKNFDPRPRLIIAVGLAGLVSIILPFWLHLPTRILCAWNSGIDFFLAVTWWKMIKATPEKIRRYVENEYEGHLAIFMLVIAAACASVLAIGFLLTDKKGLSTTLLTLHVILAIMTIVGSWLLVHTMFAVQYAHSYYKYINRNSKQEITKGLDFPNNDYPDYWEFLYYSFVVGMTSQVSDVQTTSRDMRRLTLLHGILSFFFNTTIVAMSINIIASLI; translated from the coding sequence GTGAAAATTAACTTATTTAAAAACTTTGACCCCCGTCCCAGACTGATAATTGCTGTCGGACTCGCTGGATTAGTTTCAATAATTCTTCCGTTTTGGCTGCACTTACCAACTCGCATTCTCTGCGCCTGGAACTCCGGTATTGACTTTTTCTTAGCCGTAACCTGGTGGAAGATGATCAAAGCTACCCCAGAAAAAATTCGCCGTTATGTTGAGAATGAATATGAAGGACATTTAGCTATATTTATGCTGGTGATAGCTGCGGCTTGTGCTAGTGTTTTAGCGATCGGGTTTTTGCTAACTGATAAAAAAGGGTTGTCAACAACTCTGCTTACCTTACATGTCATACTTGCAATTATGACCATTGTCGGTTCCTGGTTACTAGTGCATACGATGTTTGCAGTCCAATATGCACACAGTTATTACAAATATATTAATCGTAACAGTAAACAAGAAATCACCAAAGGTTTAGATTTTCCTAATAACGACTATCCAGATTATTGGGAGTTTTTATATTATTCATTTGTAGTTGGCATGACGAGTCAAGTTTCAGATGTGCAGACGACATCACGCGACATGAGGCGTTTGACTCTTTTGCATGGCATATTATCCTTCTTTTTCAATACCACAATTGTAGCGATGAGCATCAATATCATTGCATCGCTGATTTAA
- a CDS encoding GNAT family N-acetyltransferase: MLIQQDEITIRLMQDEIYDYELMAKWLTDPQVLKFYEGRDNPFPLERVMKTYKPTIVRDEPIVPCLFSYQNIPIGYLQYCALNDLSQSDRQLYYIEQTDEVYGIDLFIGETNYWNKGIGTKILSAGIAYLFEHRQARKIVIDPHVDNPRAIRCYEKCGFVKLKLLPVHELHEGKYSDCWLMAIDRK; the protein is encoded by the coding sequence ATGCTAATTCAACAAGACGAAATAACTATTCGTCTAATGCAAGATGAAATCTATGATTATGAGTTAATGGCAAAATGGTTAACTGATCCACAAGTTCTGAAATTTTATGAAGGAAGAGATAATCCTTTTCCTTTAGAAAGAGTTATGAAAACGTACAAACCCACGATTGTGAGAGATGAGCCGATTGTTCCATGTCTATTCTCCTATCAAAATATTCCCATTGGTTATTTGCAGTATTGTGCGCTTAATGACTTATCCCAAAGTGATAGACAGTTGTATTATATCGAACAAACTGATGAAGTGTATGGTATTGACTTGTTCATAGGCGAAACCAACTATTGGAACAAGGGAATTGGTACAAAAATCTTGTCAGCAGGGATCGCCTATCTTTTTGAACACAGGCAAGCTCGTAAAATTGTCATAGACCCGCACGTTGACAATCCTCGCGCTATTCGCTGCTATGAAAAATGTGGTTTTGTAAAATTAAAGCTATTGCCCGTCCATGAACTGCATGAAGGGAAATATTCAGATTGTTGGCTTATGGCAATAGATCGAAAATAA
- a CDS encoding ATP-dependent helicase produces MSDSKFTTPVAQESLHSELSERSPVPNLRDKILAIRNSLRPGQQQMADWGSGPLAISAVPGAGKSTGMAAAAAIAIARQYERYAQSRPSSRRHLVVVTFTRSAAANIKAKIRKFLRDDLSLPQTGFFVYTLHGLALNIASRHSNLSGLQLENVTLITPTQSHRFIRTAVEQWIANNPGIYLRLLEGHQFDGEETERLRRQSVLRTEVLPELANTVIHEAKSSGISPEKLREWSKQTTDEYTILSVAAGLYEQYQNLMRSRDFIDYDDMILAALRVLENDSARRIEQNQVFAVFEDEAQDSSPLQTQLLEILARDGEAGGDNSSLLTLNSALNLVRVGDPNQAINSTFTPADPIYFRQFCEECDRIERLATMDQAGRSSRIIIEAANFALKWINNQSLAKTNNGRQIPDNRQVPFRFQTIRPVETGDPQKNANPAPVGRGLELYTPRDIHHTVELLSQRVVELFGEDPTQNSAAILVRENRQGRWLGEALAPVCKEHKITLYDVGERDRRSHVPQEILALLQFCDRPHSPDYLKAALEALVQRQLIPTQDLNALASLPEEFLYPGPLAAPQAETVQKAARLCRNLLRARLELPLYQLISFLALTLNYDQAELATADKLAERVNQQIAGNSSMGGMLSALSEIVSSERFEPVETEDSEERYTRRGQLTIITMHKAKGLDWDYVFLPFLHENLIPGRFWVPPQSQFLGDFTLSEVARAQIRAALHGESTIPDVTQAWEQAKHLKISEEYRLLYVAMTRAKRLVWMSAAQKAPFTWSKPENLQEQAPCPVFPALKRQFPECVANLAVMAK; encoded by the coding sequence ATGTCAGACTCTAAATTTACTACTCCTGTGGCTCAAGAATCCCTGCACTCAGAATTGTCTGAGCGATCGCCAGTTCCTAATCTGCGAGATAAAATTCTCGCAATTCGCAACAGTCTACGCCCCGGACAACAACAAATGGCTGACTGGGGATCTGGCCCTTTGGCTATTTCTGCCGTTCCTGGTGCAGGCAAATCTACTGGGATGGCGGCGGCGGCAGCGATCGCGATCGCCCGTCAATATGAGCGTTATGCCCAGTCGCGCCCATCCTCGCGTCGTCATTTGGTGGTTGTCACCTTTACTCGTTCTGCTGCTGCCAATATTAAAGCGAAGATCCGCAAATTCTTACGAGATGATTTATCTCTACCCCAGACGGGCTTTTTTGTCTATACTCTACATGGTTTAGCGTTAAATATTGCTAGCCGCCATTCGAATTTATCTGGTTTGCAGTTAGAAAATGTCACATTAATTACACCAACCCAAAGTCATCGCTTTATCCGAACAGCCGTAGAGCAATGGATTGCCAATAATCCCGGAATATATTTGCGGTTATTAGAAGGTCATCAATTTGACGGAGAAGAGACAGAAAGGTTACGTCGTCAATCGGTGCTACGAACAGAAGTATTGCCAGAATTGGCTAATACAGTAATTCATGAAGCAAAAAGTTCGGGGATATCACCAGAAAAATTGCGGGAGTGGAGTAAACAAACTACAGACGAATATACAATTTTGAGCGTAGCGGCGGGATTGTATGAGCAATATCAAAACTTAATGCGATCGCGTGATTTCATCGATTACGACGATATGATTTTAGCCGCACTGCGCGTTTTAGAAAACGACAGCGCCCGCCGCATTGAGCAAAATCAAGTTTTTGCCGTCTTTGAAGATGAAGCCCAAGATTCTAGTCCCCTACAGACGCAACTGTTAGAAATTTTGGCACGTGATGGGGAAGCAGGGGGAGATAATTCTTCACTCCTAACTCTTAACTCAGCACTCAACTTGGTACGAGTTGGCGATCCTAACCAGGCGATTAACTCTACCTTTACCCCAGCCGATCCGATTTATTTCCGGCAATTTTGCGAAGAGTGTGATCGCATCGAACGATTGGCAACGATGGATCAAGCCGGTCGCAGTAGTAGAATTATCATTGAAGCGGCGAACTTTGCCCTCAAATGGATCAATAATCAATCCTTAGCAAAAACGAATAACGGACGACAGATTCCTGACAACCGACAAGTACCGTTTCGCTTCCAGACAATTCGCCCTGTTGAAACTGGAGATCCACAAAAGAACGCCAACCCAGCACCAGTAGGACGAGGATTAGAACTTTATACTCCACGTGACATTCATCACACCGTTGAATTGTTATCTCAAAGAGTAGTCGAGTTATTTGGTGAAGATCCAACGCAAAATAGTGCAGCGATTTTAGTGCGAGAAAATCGCCAAGGAAGATGGTTAGGAGAGGCTTTAGCACCTGTGTGCAAAGAGCATAAAATTACACTTTACGATGTGGGAGAACGCGATCGCCGTTCCCATGTTCCCCAAGAGATTTTAGCATTGCTGCAATTTTGCGATCGCCCCCACTCCCCCGATTACCTCAAAGCCGCCCTAGAAGCATTAGTACAGCGCCAGTTAATTCCTACCCAAGACCTCAACGCCCTTGCTAGTCTACCAGAAGAATTTTTGTATCCTGGCCCTTTAGCAGCACCCCAGGCAGAAACAGTCCAAAAAGCCGCACGTTTGTGTCGCAATTTACTTCGCGCCCGCTTGGAATTGCCCCTATACCAGCTAATTTCCTTTCTCGCCTTGACCTTAAATTACGATCAGGCAGAATTGGCAACTGCTGACAAACTTGCAGAACGGGTAAACCAGCAAATAGCTGGCAATAGTTCGATGGGGGGAATGCTGTCAGCTTTAAGTGAAATCGTCAGTTCCGAACGGTTTGAACCAGTGGAAACCGAAGATTCGGAAGAACGTTACACTCGTCGCGGTCAACTAACCATTATTACCATGCACAAAGCCAAAGGGCTGGATTGGGACTATGTATTTCTTCCCTTTCTCCACGAAAACTTGATTCCTGGAAGATTTTGGGTTCCTCCCCAAAGCCAGTTTTTAGGAGATTTTACCTTATCAGAAGTAGCCCGTGCCCAAATTCGGGCTGCTCTCCACGGAGAATCTACCATACCAGATGTTACACAAGCATGGGAACAAGCAAAGCACTTGAAAATATCTGAGGAGTACCGTTTACTCTACGTTGCGATGACACGGGCCAAGCGTCTGGTATGGATGTCAGCAGCGCAGAAAGCCCCCTTTACCTGGAGTAAACCGGAAAATTTGCAAGAACAAGCGCCTTGTCCAGTTTTTCCAGCATTAAAGCGGCAATTTCCTGAATGTGTGGCGAATTTAGCGGTAATGGCTAAATAA